A window of Emcibacter sp. SYSU 3D8 genomic DNA:
CGGAAGCATGGGTTATCCGGCGGTATTCATCACCTGGGGCCGGCTGCTGTCCCAAATCGTGCTGCTGATGCCGATCGTCATCATGCAGGGCGGTATATCAGTACTGAAAACGCACCATCCGGGCGGTCAGTTCCTGCGCGGCCTGGGCATGCTGGCCGCGGGGGTGTTCTTCATCTCGGGCCTGCACTTCCTGCCGCTCGCCACCATGACGTCGATCAACTTTGTCGGCCCGTTCATCGTCACCATGCTGTCGATCATTTTCCTGAAGGAAAAGGTGGGCAAGCACCGCTGGCTGGCCATCCTGGTCGGCTTTGCCGGGGCGCTGGTGATCATCCGTCCGGGCGGCGCCAGCTTCCAGTGGGCCTCGCTGTTCGCTGTCGGCGGCGCCTGCGGCTGGTCCGTCGCGGTGATCACCACGCGGCTGGTGCAGAAGGACGATTCCACCCTGACCACGTTGATGCTGACCGCCATCGTCGGCTTCCTCGGCTGCTCGCTGATGCTGCCGTTCTTCTGGACCACGCCAACGCCCGCGGCCGTCGGCCTGCTCATCGCCATGTCGATCGGCGGCACCGCCGGCCAGTTCCTGATGATCCGGGCGCTGCGCTATGCCGGCGCCTCGGTGCTGGCGCCGTTCGCTTACAGCCAGATCATCTGGTCGACGGCGCTGGGCTACATTTTCTGGCGGGAATTCCCCGACCAATGGACGTGGGTCGGGGCGGCGATCATCGTCGCCTGCGGTCTTTATGTCTGGTACCGCGAGCGGATGCTGTCCAGGCCCGGCTACCTCAAGACGCCCTAGATCTTACCCGGCCTCGTCGAGAATGGCGTTGTTGAGGATGATCTTGCCCTTGCGGATTTCCTTGGCCTTCGCGTATTCGGGCGAATCCCAGAACGCCATGAACGCCTCGCGCGACGGCCAGCGCAGAACGATGGTCTGGAACCCCGCGGGCCAGTCGCCCTCGACGATCTCGGGCGCCGCGCTCTGCGCGACGTATTCGCCGCCATAGTGCTTCACCAGCGGACCGGCGATGGCGCCATAGGCCTCGAGGCAGGACGGGTCGAGGACTTTCATGGTGGCAACCACATAGATGCTCATCGCCGGCTACTCCGCTGCCGCGGCGGCCAGCGCCTTCGCCGGGTCGCCCACCTTGCCCGCCGCATGCATGGCCGCCAGATACCCATAGGTCATGCCCGCGCCGATGGTGCCGCCGCCGCCCGGATAGAAGTTGCCTACCACGCAGGCCGAGCTGTTGCCCGCGGCATAAAGACCGCCGATCACCGTGCCGTTCTCGCGCAGCACCTGGGCGCGCTCGTTGGTCAGCAGGCCGCCCTTGGTGCCCAGATCGCCCGCCTGGATCTCGATGGCGTAGAACGGCGCCTTCGCGATCGGCCCGAGGCACGGACTGGGTTTGTGCGACTTGTCGCCGGCATAGAGGTCGAAGGCGCTTTCGCCCTTGTGGAAGTCCTCGTCCCGGCCCGCCTCGGCCATGGCGTTGAACCGGGCGACTTCCTGCTTCAGCCCCTCGGCGTCGATGCCGGTCTGGCGCGCCAGCTCGTCCAGCGTGCCGGCCTTCTTGACATATCCTTCCCGGATGAAGCGTTCCGGTGTCATGCCCGGCAACATGGTGCCCACCGTGTAGCGGCTGCGATAATCGTTGTCGAACACCAGGAAGGCGGGCGGCGCGTCGTCCTCATAGATCACCCGGCCCAGTTCGTTATAGGGCCGCGCCTCGTTGGCAAAACGCTTGCCGCGCTTGTTGACGATCATCACATGCGGCAGGCCGCGCTCGAACACATGGATGGTCGGCGCCTTGGCGCCGGGCTCGTTGGACGAGGGCATCCACCACATGTCGTCCATCAAATCGAGCGCCGCACCCACCTGCTGGCCGGCGCGGATGCCGTCGCCGGTGCTGCCCGGCGCGCCCGAGCTGTAGGCGCCCGAGGCCCAGGCGTCGGTCGCCTTGTCGAAATATTGCTGGCGCATGGCCTTGTTGTGGTCGAACCCGCCGGCGGCGATCAGCACGCCCTTGCGCGCCCGGATGGTCAGGCACTTGCCCTGCCGGGTGACGCGGGCGCCGACGACATCGCCGTTTTCGGTGATCAATTCGCCCAGGCCGGTCTCCAGCCACAGCGGCACATTCTTCTCCTGCAGCGTGTAGCGCAGCCGGGCGACCAGCGCGCGGCCGCTGGAGACATGTTGCCGTGACGCGATCCGGTTCCAGATATTGCGCGGGATGACGTACCAGACATCCAGCAGCCCCTTGGGATCGGACTTGAAGAACGCCAGCCGGCGCAGCTCCTTGACCGAGCCGACGACGCCGCCCGGCAGGCTGCCGGGACGCAGGCGCAGCTTGTCGTAATCCTTCAGCTTGCGGCCGGAGAACACCTTGGGGTCGATCGACCGGCCGCCCTTGCAGCCGCCCGGCGTCTCGGGCCGGTAGTCGGGGAAGTCCTCCATCATCTGGAACTGCACGGCGCTGTTGTCGGTCATGTACTGGGTCATGACCGGCGCATATTCCACGAAGGTCTCCAGCTTGGACGGCGCCACCCGGTTGCCGATGTTGTGCTTGAGGTAGGTGACCGCGTCCTGCGGCGTGTCGGGAATGCCCGCCGCCTTCATCAACGGGTTGTTGGGGATCCAGGCGACGCCGCCGGAAAAGGCGGTGGTGCCGCCGTAATATTCCGTCTTCTCGATCACCAGGACCTTCAGGCCCTCATTGGCGGCGACCACGGCGGCGGTCAGCCCCGCCGAACCCGAGCCCACCACCAGCAGATCGGTTTCATGATCCCACGTCTGCGCTGCCCCGTCGGTCATCGCACTCTCCCGTTTGCGAAAACGGGGACCATGAGGCCCCCGTTAATGCGACGAGTGTTATACGAAAATCCGTCCGGCGCAAGCCATCCCGGATCAGCGCGGCGCCATGCGGATCGCGCCCCAAGCCCCTTAAGTTAGCGCGGCGCCATCCTGATGGCGCCGTCCAGGCGGATGGTCTCGCCGTTGAGCATGGTGTTGGTGCAGATCTCGCGCACCATGGAGGCGAATTCGTCGGGCTTGCCAAGGCGCTTGGGGAACGGGATCGAGTTGGCCAGCGACTGCAGCACCTCGTCGCGGGCGCGCAGCATCAGCGGCGTGGCGAAGATGCCCGGGCAGATGGTGTTGCAGCGGATACCCACATTGGCCAGGTCGCGGGCGATCACCAGGGTCATGCCGA
This region includes:
- a CDS encoding DMT family transporter: MTHPHIPDPAENSMRGIMLMLAAFVTFSCMDTVSKLLGSMGYPAVFITWGRLLSQIVLLMPIVIMQGGISVLKTHHPGGQFLRGLGMLAAGVFFISGLHFLPLATMTSINFVGPFIVTMLSIIFLKEKVGKHRWLAILVGFAGALVIIRPGGASFQWASLFAVGGACGWSVAVITTRLVQKDDSTLTTLMLTAIVGFLGCSLMLPFFWTTPTPAAVGLLIAMSIGGTAGQFLMIRALRYAGASVLAPFAYSQIIWSTALGYIFWREFPDQWTWVGAAIIVACGLYVWYRERMLSRPGYLKTP
- a CDS encoding DUF1330 domain-containing protein translates to MSIYVVATMKVLDPSCLEAYGAIAGPLVKHYGGEYVAQSAAPEIVEGDWPAGFQTIVLRWPSREAFMAFWDSPEYAKAKEIRKGKIILNNAILDEAG
- a CDS encoding FAD-dependent oxidoreductase, giving the protein MTDGAAQTWDHETDLLVVGSGSAGLTAAVVAANEGLKVLVIEKTEYYGGTTAFSGGVAWIPNNPLMKAAGIPDTPQDAVTYLKHNIGNRVAPSKLETFVEYAPVMTQYMTDNSAVQFQMMEDFPDYRPETPGGCKGGRSIDPKVFSGRKLKDYDKLRLRPGSLPGGVVGSVKELRRLAFFKSDPKGLLDVWYVIPRNIWNRIASRQHVSSGRALVARLRYTLQEKNVPLWLETGLGELITENGDVVGARVTRQGKCLTIRARKGVLIAAGGFDHNKAMRQQYFDKATDAWASGAYSSGAPGSTGDGIRAGQQVGAALDLMDDMWWMPSSNEPGAKAPTIHVFERGLPHVMIVNKRGKRFANEARPYNELGRVIYEDDAPPAFLVFDNDYRSRYTVGTMLPGMTPERFIREGYVKKAGTLDELARQTGIDAEGLKQEVARFNAMAEAGRDEDFHKGESAFDLYAGDKSHKPSPCLGPIAKAPFYAIEIQAGDLGTKGGLLTNERAQVLRENGTVIGGLYAAGNSSACVVGNFYPGGGGTIGAGMTYGYLAAMHAAGKVGDPAKALAAAAAE